The segment tatacaccaattttcatttaacttcaTGTaatgcactactataaagaatatgcacttaTCTATTTTACcatataaaatatacttaaactCCCAATTTAGTACAGGTTAGGCTGGgagacccactgaaatgggctgagaaagcaggaagaacagACAGGACAAGTGTCAAATTGTGCAAAATCATTTATTTATGGTTAACTTTCAAATTGCATGTAGCCATATCTACTTACTATATCACTTTGATAGTAAAGAGAATTTAATTCTTCTTAGACGACACCTGAATTCATGGTCTACAGCACAAACCTGAACTACAACCCCACTCCATCTGGCAATTCTCCTATCATAAGAACCAATGCTGCTTCTGTCTTAATCCAATGTTATTATCCACGGTGAGTCTTCATTTTCCTTCTCCTAGAACAGGTTTACCCAACACTAGGGAAATGGAGATCCCTAAATGAAAAGTGCTCAACTTCTGTTTTTTGACAAGTTGTTAAAATACTCTTTCCCCCAAATGAGTGGTGAATACACCTTAAACAACCCTGCACTAGACACTTCTAATTTagaaatcaatttatttatatattttttctacagaCATGGCAATGTGAGCAGCAATGCCATCAAACCAACATGGATGCCTTACAGCTCTACTATTTCTGCAGAAGAGAGATTAGTGTTCTCTTTAAATCTCATGAACGGTATGTAAGTTTTTCTCTGAAGAAAGGGTGTTAGACTTCTGTATGTAATACTTTGTGCTCTTCATCAGATGACTGGAGTGCTCCAAGAACCTCTACAGTCTTCCGACTGGGTGACGTCTTCCATATTGAAGCCTCTGTTGATTCTGGCAACCATGTGCCTATGACAGTGTTTATTGATAGTTGTGTGGCCACATTAAATCCCAATGCCAACTCTGATCCCAGCTATGAAATCATTTCCCTTAATGGGTGAGTCTTAACCACTAGTAATGCTAGGCACTGGCatatttattatacttattgtaaAACCTCAATTACAGGTGCTTGTTGGATGGGAAAGAGGCAGATTCCACATCTGTATTCATGTCCCCAAGGCCCCAGCCAGACAAACTCCAGTTCACGGTTGATGCTTTTAGATTTACTGGGAGAGATGTATCCACTGTAAGAAATGCATTAAAATGAAATATGGGGCTCGTAAATTATCTCACACTATATATaattttcagttgtttttttttttttttttttttctccaatctgTTCCCTAGATCTACATCACTTGCAGCCTAAAAGTTGCAGCAGCTACCCAGCTTCCAGATCCTGTGAACAAAGCTTGTTCATTCAGCAAAAACAGCAATAGGTAAGTAGCCTAGAAGCAGTTTGGGAAACATCTTGCATAATAAAAGCACTCCTTTTTTATGCTTTGCGGAATAGGTTAAAGGATTCTAGTTCAACTAGTCCACTATTTGGTCCTGTGAGTGTGGCAAAAAgccttctattaaaaaataaaaaaaacttgaactAGCATTGTTTCCATAATTCTT is part of the Bombina bombina isolate aBomBom1 chromosome 6, aBomBom1.pri, whole genome shotgun sequence genome and harbors:
- the LOC128662329 gene encoding zona pellucida sperm-binding protein 3-like; the protein is MVVTVQRDLYGIGKMVKASDLTLGPQSCQPSAQSTNLIVVFQNGLQECGNSLQTTPEFMVYSTNLNYNPTPSGNSPIIRTNAASVLIQCYYPRHGNVSSNAIKPTWMPYSSTISAEERLVFSLNLMNDDWSAPRTSTVFRLGDVFHIEASVDSGNHVPMTVFIDSCVATLNPNANSDPSYEIISLNGCLLDGKEADSTSVFMSPRPQPDKLQFTVDAFRFTGRDVSTIYITCSLKVAAATQLPDPVNKACSFSKNSNSWSPLEGTSDICRCCDTGNCVASPSQSRRVNQYNRGRGKREAGPGTSVEQEQTLAILGPLLVIGPDQNKALAVTQNPDSLEFWVWVAVGSLSLVVLVVCAAVMGKRVVRKHILLAE